In Leishmania infantum JPCM5 genome chromosome 33, a genomic segment contains:
- a CDS encoding putative expression-site associated gene (ESAG3) — protein sequence MVKPASFHTLIRRSGSLTRTAHGEGHSGKRGAWFPHATSPLRLLLHRLTHNRSSVPLAIALIVVLLVASTELLWPRRYARLPDGRSLSIPYRSEAAAYRKSAVFVGPLPRGSENVVAGTAGETVPVAVHGRSRRQKALEAEIEEYLESHGIHHERRTRVRFHTLSNFVDWRLCTTLGSAALAGFSVPVTGFNDTYSHIRRFERYLDFVEREGLHDEDIVVTLDSDVFWTGADFLPFLRKFARFSPETESDLDVAAVRAWEDYGEKKAPLYMQRLQTEMRNGAAPVKRPLLQMPPVLYNADDLCWWGQHSEGFLQCPLAFATLDHMIEVARNHVSSMDLSKVGSHALVCGDTLQAQLKKSFTGKQRWMVDDLLRHLNTASPYMTQAKRSCDDPFFYNTTIVHKSNPTVLLNGGMHVSRVWALRWLAKTLATYVATETPVAEAEDHHTSQWWCDQALLGQMYVRARLYEIEHNLLAGPPLSMRTPPVAYDSRYGPPGLVGLDRRSQMVVLAPTIERNPNLFHHGGYLERQFPGSSRWWIWNKTELLLGENEPQGLPLGSLQTTRGGVLVTPPLLWRSATAEDRSRGFQNEAEEDPDVVRVPFIHYAAPSKHKRFTAHRNYYAWMVAARHDRRARESVTNALGKELVELWFNEERVFVNFTRMCEDPTVLSPP from the coding sequence ATGGTGAAGCCGGCGTCGTTCCACACGCTGATACGACGAAGCGGCTCATTAACTAGAACGGCCCACGGCGAAGGCCACTCAGGGAAGCGTGGCGCATGGTTTCCACACGCGACAAGCCCGCTCAGGTTGTTGTTGCACCGGCTTACGCATAATAGGAGCTCTGTGCCACTCGCCATCGCGCTTATCGTGGTGCTCCTAGTCGCGTCGACCGAGCTGCTATGGCCGCGGCGCTACGCGCGGTTGCCGGATGGCCGTAGCCTTTCCATCCCGTACCGCTCCGAAGCCGCAGCGTATCGAAAAAGCGCTGTGTTCGTCGGGCCACTTCCGCGTGGCAGCGAGAACGTCGTCGCTGGCACGGCAGGAGAAACCGTCCCTGTCGCTGTGCATGGTCGCTCACGCCGCCAAAaagcgctggaggcggaaaTCGAGGAGTACCTGGAGAGCCACGGCATCCATCATgagcgccgcacacgcgtcCGGTTTCACACTCTCTCCAACTTTGTAGACTGGAGGCTGTGCACCACACTAggctctgcagcgctggcgggcTTCAGCGTTCCGGTAACCGGCTTCAATGACACCTACTCGCACATTCGGCGCTTCGAACGGTATCTGGACTTTGTCGAGCGCGAGGGGCTGCATGACGAAGACATCGTCGTCACATTGGACAGCGACGTTTTCTGGACTGGCGCCGACTTTCTCCCCTTCCTCAGAAAGTTCGCGCGCTTTTCACCAGAGACGGAAAGCGACCtagacgtcgccgccgtccggGCATGGGAAGACTAtggggagaagaaggcgccCCTGTACATGCAGCGCTTGCAGACCGAGATGCGCAACGGCGCGGCACCCGTGAAGCGTCCTTTGCTGCAGATGCCGCCTGTGTTGTACAACGCCGACGACCTGTGCTGGTGGGGTCAGCACTCTGAAGGTTTTTTGCAGTGTCCGCTGGCCTTTGCGACGCTGGACCACATGATCGAGGTGGCACGCAACCATGTTTCGAGCATGGACTTGAGCAAGGTAGGGTCACACGCGCTCGTGTGCGGCGATACGCTGCAGGCGCAACTCAAGAAGTCCTTCACTGGCAAGCAACGGTGGATGGTGGATGACTTGCTACGCCACCTGAACACGGCGTCGCCGTACATGACGCAAGCGAAGCGGTCTTGCGACGATCCGTTCTTCTACAACACCACCATTGTGCACAAGTCCAACCCAACCGTGCTGCTGAACGGCGGCATGCACGTGTCACGCGTGTGggcgctgcgctggctgGCAAAGACGCTTGCGACGTACGTGGCGACAGAGACGCCggtcgcggaggcggaggaccACCACACGTCTCAGTGGTGGTGTGACCAAGCGCTTTTAGGGCAAATGTACGTGCGGGCGCGCCTTTACGAGATCGAGCACAACCTGTTGGCAGGCCCTCCGCTTTCGATGAGGACGCCGCCAGTCGCGTACGATAGTCGTTACGGACCGCCAGGCCTTGTTGGTCTGGATCGGCGGTCTCAGATGGTAGTTCTCGCCCCAACCATAGAGCGCAATCCTAACCTGTTCCACCACGGTGGGTACCTGGAGCGGCAGTTCCCCGGTAGCAGCCGTTGGTGGATCTGGAACAAGACCGAGTTACTACTGGGCGAGAACGAGCCGCAGGGTCTCCCACTGGGCAGCCTGCAGACAACGCGTGGTGGCGTCCtcgtgacgccgccgctgctgtggcgctcGGCGACCGCAGAGGACAGGTCAAGAGGCTTTCAAAATGAAGCAGAGGAGGACCCCGACGTCGTTCGTGTTCCTTTTATACACTACGCCGCGCCTTCTAAGCACAAGCGGTTCACAGCTCATCGCAACTATTACGCGTGGATGGTGGCTGCGCGGCACGACCGCCGGGCACGCGAATCTGTGACGAACGCTCTCGGGAAGGAGCTGGTGGAGCTGTGGTTCAACGAGGAGCGTGTTTTCGTCAACTTCACACGCATGTGCGAGGACCCGACTGTCTTGTCTCCGCCGTAG